The Tenacibaculum jejuense genome includes a window with the following:
- a CDS encoding YceI family protein, translated as MNKFLTIVSIVALSLQFTACKSETKKEEKKEPEVTAPVEKTAPFAIKNATNNINFTAYKTTDKVPVNGIFKSIEITSGGEGNSIKEAMNGAEFKIPVSSLETKDNGRNLKIRKFFFSVMANTVDLTGKITIDNDSLGTAEFTMNSVTEKLPFKYTIKDKVFSMSTTMDIDKWNAQSAIASLNKVCEDLHKGADGVSKTWSEVAINVTSTFN; from the coding sequence ATGAACAAATTCCTAACTATTGTAAGTATCGTAGCTTTATCGTTACAATTTACAGCATGTAAATCGGAAACAAAAAAAGAGGAGAAAAAAGAGCCAGAAGTTACAGCTCCTGTTGAAAAAACAGCTCCTTTTGCAATTAAAAATGCGACAAATAATATCAACTTTACCGCATACAAAACAACTGACAAAGTTCCTGTAAATGGTATTTTTAAAAGCATTGAAATTACTAGCGGAGGAGAAGGAAATTCTATAAAAGAAGCTATGAATGGTGCAGAATTTAAAATTCCAGTGAGTAGTTTAGAAACTAAAGACAACGGAAGAAACTTAAAAATTAGAAAGTTTTTCTTTTCTGTAATGGCGAATACAGTAGATTTAACAGGAAAAATTACTATTGATAACGATAGTTTAGGTACTGCTGAATTTACAATGAATAGCGTTACTGAAAAGCTTCCTTTTAAATACACAATTAAAGACAAAGTATTCTCTATGAGTACTACAATGGATATAGATAAATGGAATGCACAAAGTGCTATTGCTTCATTAAACAAAGTTTGTGAAGATTTACACAAAGGAGCTGATGGAGTTTCTAAAACATGGAGTGAAGTAGCAATTAATGTAACATCTACTTTTAATTAA
- a CDS encoding acyl-CoA-binding protein, with product MSSNLDELFSEAFSRANDTKKKFAPDVQLRLYAYYKQATKGDNFSFNNEEDNLKNAFKFNAWIQLKGMNADEAKKNYIELVNSILK from the coding sequence ATGAGTTCTAACTTAGACGAGCTTTTTTCTGAAGCATTTTCTAGAGCAAATGATACTAAAAAAAAATTTGCTCCAGATGTACAGTTACGTTTATACGCATATTATAAACAAGCAACTAAAGGCGATAATTTTTCTTTCAATAACGAGGAGGATAATTTAAAGAATGCTTTTAAGTTTAATGCTTGGATACAATTAAAAGGTATGAATGCAGATGAAGCTAAAAAAAATTATATTGAATTGGTAAATTCAATTTTAAAATAG
- a CDS encoding phosphatidate cytidylyltransferase, with protein MSNFLTRIISAIIYAALFIFCIVYSKESYISLIALFGCICIWEFSKIINTRSILSFIPILLGSIYLKYTEILPSNLNFILLITATVYSLYLIVNLYDKKVRSRGLLNRLFLTLNYLIVPFLFLAFLPFVTEIYQPQLIVFVILIIWTNDSFAYIVGKNFGKRKLFERISPKKTIEGFFGGFIFSLCIGILIGRYTQLLSLGNWLVIATLVSVFGTYGDLVESKFKRLANVKDSGTIMPGHGGLLDRLDSLFFLAPFVYLYIHYCI; from the coding sequence ATGAGTAATTTTTTAACAAGAATTATTTCAGCTATTATTTATGCTGCGCTGTTTATATTTTGTATAGTTTATTCTAAAGAAAGTTACATTTCTCTTATAGCGCTTTTTGGATGTATATGTATTTGGGAATTTTCCAAGATCATTAATACGCGATCTATTTTATCATTTATCCCAATACTTTTAGGAAGTATTTATCTAAAATATACTGAAATATTACCAAGTAATTTAAACTTTATTCTTTTAATAACAGCTACAGTTTATTCTTTATATCTTATTGTAAATTTATATGATAAAAAAGTAAGAAGTAGAGGATTGTTAAATAGGTTATTTTTAACTTTAAATTACTTGATTGTTCCTTTTTTATTCTTGGCATTTTTACCTTTTGTAACTGAAATATATCAACCTCAATTAATTGTATTTGTTATTTTGATTATTTGGACAAATGACAGCTTTGCATACATTGTTGGAAAAAACTTTGGAAAACGAAAACTATTTGAAAGAATATCTCCAAAAAAAACCATAGAAGGTTTTTTTGGTGGATTTATTTTTTCACTGTGTATAGGAATATTAATTGGGAGGTACACACAACTTTTGAGTTTAGGAAACTGGTTAGTTATAGCCACTTTAGTTTCTGTTTTTGGAACTTATGGAGATTTAGTAGAAAGTAAATTTAAACGATTAGCAAATGTTAAAGATAGTGGTACTATAATGCCAGGACACGGAGGTTTGTTAGATCGATTAGACAGCTTGTTTTTCCTAGCTCCATTCGTATATTTGTATATACATTACTGCATATAA
- a CDS encoding LUD domain-containing protein, protein MNFLRKLFNINKESSNDKLVKKQPVNLSLDDSFVHYFINKGGKFLYSTKIEEVVHNLNHIIVENGWNEISCNDIDLLKLTTTIPVTIKEKLNNTTPIFTSCEHLIANSGEILFSSNQIGSQKLASLSNDFIVYATTSQLVKNIGEGLTGIKMNFKGNIPTNISSIKNYSISETNDNILEFNQNSKNLYLLLFEDL, encoded by the coding sequence ATGAATTTTTTAAGAAAGTTATTTAATATAAATAAAGAGTCGTCTAACGATAAATTGGTAAAAAAACAACCTGTCAATTTATCTTTGGACGATTCTTTTGTACATTATTTTATAAACAAAGGAGGTAAGTTTTTATACAGTACCAAAATAGAAGAAGTCGTACATAACCTTAATCACATTATTGTAGAAAATGGATGGAACGAAATTTCTTGTAATGATATTGATTTATTAAAACTAACCACAACTATACCAGTTACAATTAAAGAAAAACTAAACAACACTACTCCTATTTTTACTAGTTGTGAGCATTTAATTGCGAATTCTGGAGAAATATTATTTTCGTCAAATCAAATAGGAAGTCAAAAACTAGCCAGTCTTTCTAATGACTTTATTGTATATGCTACAACAAGTCAATTAGTAAAAAATATTGGAGAAGGTTTAACTGGTATCAAAATGAATTTTAAAGGAAATATTCCAACAAATATAAGTTCTATTAAAAATTATTCAATTTCTGAAACGAACGATAATATCTTAGAATTTAATCAAAATTCTAAAAATTTATATTTGCTGTTATTTGAAGATCTGTAA
- the ftsH gene encoding ATP-dependent zinc metalloprotease FtsH, producing the protein MSEKKKNTSNFNLGSNWIYIILILFLVGMTLFGRSSGFTEGKDLSSIAFNEILNDNDIDKVLILNNSRAEIYIKEDAIKAKEKYTKIVKNPFYRKGSPLYEYNFGDLQNFENKIEKAREKYNLSLDYQYKERTSILDTILGFLPFILLIAIWLFFMRRMSGGGSGAGGGGQIFNIGKSRAKLFDENTKVKTTFKNVAGLEGAKEEVQEIVDFLKNPDKYTKLGGKIPKGALLVGPPGTGKTLLAKAVAGEAGVPFFSLSGSDFVEMFVGVGASRVRDLFKQAKQKSPSIIFIDEIDAIGRARGKNSMTGSNDERENTLNQLLTEMDGFGTDTNVIVLAATNRAEILDKALMRAGRFDRQIYVDLPDLHERKEIFDVHIKPLKLAEDVKLDFLAQQTPGFSGADIANLCNEAALIAARNDKSAIHHQDFMDAVDRIVGGLEKKNKVITPKEKKVIAYHEAGHATVSWMLKYAAPLVKVTIVPRGQSLGAAWYLPEERKIVQTEQMLDEMCATMGGRAAEKLIFDKISTGALSDLEKVTKQARAMVTVYGLNDEVGNVTYYDSSGNDSFVKPYSEETAKTIDKEISKIIEGQYQRAIEILDLHKDKLDILAQKLLEKEVIFKDDLVEIFGKRPFEKDEKISDELNSITEE; encoded by the coding sequence ATGAGCGAAAAGAAAAAAAACACTTCAAACTTTAATCTAGGATCAAACTGGATTTATATAATACTAATTTTATTTTTAGTAGGAATGACCCTTTTTGGTAGATCTAGTGGATTTACAGAAGGAAAAGATTTATCTTCAATAGCTTTCAATGAAATTTTAAATGACAATGACATTGATAAAGTTCTTATTTTAAACAATTCAAGAGCTGAAATTTATATCAAAGAAGATGCAATAAAAGCCAAGGAAAAATACACTAAAATTGTAAAAAATCCTTTTTACAGAAAAGGTAGCCCACTTTACGAATATAATTTTGGTGATCTTCAGAATTTTGAAAATAAAATAGAGAAAGCTAGAGAAAAATATAATTTGTCTTTAGATTATCAATACAAAGAAAGAACTAGTATTTTAGATACTATACTAGGCTTTTTACCTTTCATACTACTTATTGCTATTTGGTTGTTCTTTATGAGAAGAATGTCTGGTGGTGGAAGTGGCGCTGGAGGTGGCGGACAAATTTTCAATATCGGAAAATCTAGAGCTAAATTATTTGACGAAAACACCAAAGTAAAAACTACATTTAAAAATGTAGCTGGTTTAGAAGGAGCCAAAGAAGAAGTACAAGAAATTGTAGACTTTTTAAAGAATCCTGATAAATACACAAAATTAGGAGGTAAAATACCTAAAGGAGCTTTATTAGTAGGACCTCCTGGAACAGGTAAAACTTTATTAGCTAAAGCTGTAGCTGGTGAAGCTGGTGTGCCTTTTTTCTCACTTTCAGGTTCTGATTTTGTTGAAATGTTTGTTGGTGTTGGAGCTTCACGTGTTCGTGATCTATTCAAACAAGCAAAACAAAAATCACCTTCAATAATATTTATTGACGAAATAGATGCTATTGGACGTGCTCGTGGTAAAAATAGTATGACAGGTAGTAATGATGAACGTGAAAATACGCTTAACCAATTATTAACTGAAATGGATGGTTTTGGTACAGATACAAACGTTATAGTTTTAGCTGCTACAAACCGTGCAGAAATTCTTGATAAGGCCTTAATGCGTGCTGGTCGTTTTGACCGTCAAATTTATGTTGATTTACCTGATTTACATGAGCGTAAAGAAATTTTTGATGTACACATTAAACCATTAAAGCTTGCAGAGGACGTAAAGTTAGACTTCTTAGCGCAACAGACTCCTGGTTTTTCTGGTGCTGATATTGCTAATTTATGTAACGAAGCGGCTTTAATTGCTGCTCGAAATGATAAATCTGCTATTCATCATCAAGACTTTATGGATGCTGTAGATAGAATTGTTGGTGGTTTAGAAAAGAAAAATAAAGTAATAACTCCTAAAGAAAAGAAAGTTATTGCTTACCACGAAGCTGGTCATGCAACTGTAAGTTGGATGTTGAAATATGCAGCACCATTAGTAAAAGTTACTATTGTTCCTAGAGGACAATCATTAGGTGCGGCTTGGTATTTACCAGAAGAACGTAAAATAGTACAAACAGAGCAAATGCTCGATGAAATGTGTGCTACAATGGGTGGTAGAGCTGCTGAAAAGCTAATTTTTGATAAAATATCTACTGGTGCTTTGAGTGATTTAGAAAAAGTTACGAAGCAAGCACGCGCAATGGTTACTGTTTATGGTTTGAACGATGAAGTTGGTAATGTTACTTACTATGATTCTTCTGGAAATGATTCATTTGTAAAGCCATATAGTGAGGAAACAGCTAAAACAATTGACAAAGAGATTTCAAAAATTATTGAAGGACAATATCAAAGAGCAATTGAAATCTTAGATTTACACAAAGATAAATTAGATATTTTAGCACAGAAACTTCTAGAAAAAGAAGTAATTTTTAAAGATGATTTAGTAGAAATTTTCGGTAAGAGACCTTTTGAAAAAGATGAAAAAATATCTGATGAATTAAATTCTATTACTGAAGAATAG
- the rsfS gene encoding ribosome silencing factor yields the protein MTKTQASTDDLIATIIKGIDDVKGEDIQLLDLRDIENTVCDYFVICTGNSNTQVNAISGSVQKVVSKELKDKPFNVEGQGNSEWVLMDYVNVVVHIFQKHVRDYYDIESLWGDAKITEINPA from the coding sequence ATGACAAAAACTCAAGCAAGTACAGACGATTTAATCGCTACAATAATCAAAGGGATAGACGATGTTAAGGGAGAAGATATTCAGTTACTAGACTTAAGAGATATCGAGAATACAGTATGTGATTATTTTGTAATTTGCACAGGAAATTCTAATACTCAAGTAAATGCTATATCAGGTTCGGTACAAAAAGTAGTTAGTAAAGAACTCAAAGATAAACCTTTTAATGTTGAAGGTCAAGGAAACTCAGAATGGGTTTTAATGGATTATGTAAATGTTGTTGTTCATATTTTCCAAAAACACGTTAGAGATTATTACGACATAGAAAGTCTTTGGGGAGATGCTAAAATTACCGAGATTAACCCCGCATAA
- a CDS encoding biotin--[acetyl-CoA-carboxylase] ligase, which yields MNIIKLDATESTNSFLKELSVNSQLSNFTVVVTDKQTSGRGQMNTKWISEPNKNLLSSIYITLSDYPIHKQVYLNFAIAIAIHEGLSHFELPDLEIKWPNDILSGKKKVCGILIENILKGNKIDASIVGFGININQQNFPPEIPNADSIKNITGKTVQVEDVLFEIVKKIEEKVFLLSTGKYDVLNDEYHKVLHKKNTPSMFKDDKGVVFMGKILKVDTSNGKLLIELADETIRSFHLKEVLFI from the coding sequence ATGAATATAATCAAACTTGATGCCACCGAATCTACCAACTCTTTTTTGAAAGAATTGTCAGTAAATTCTCAACTATCAAACTTTACTGTTGTTGTTACCGACAAGCAAACTTCTGGTCGAGGGCAAATGAATACAAAATGGATTTCTGAACCGAATAAAAATCTATTAAGTAGTATATATATCACACTTTCAGACTATCCAATTCATAAACAAGTGTATTTAAATTTTGCGATAGCAATAGCCATTCATGAAGGTTTAAGTCATTTTGAACTGCCAGATTTAGAAATAAAATGGCCTAACGACATTCTGTCAGGAAAAAAGAAGGTTTGTGGTATTTTAATTGAAAATATCTTGAAAGGGAATAAAATTGATGCTTCTATAGTTGGTTTTGGAATTAATATCAATCAACAAAATTTTCCACCAGAAATACCTAATGCAGATTCAATTAAAAATATTACTGGAAAAACTGTTCAAGTAGAAGATGTTTTGTTTGAAATTGTAAAAAAAATTGAAGAGAAAGTTTTTTTATTGTCAACAGGTAAATATGATGTTCTGAATGATGAATATCACAAAGTTTTACATAAAAAAAACACCCCTAGCATGTTTAAAGATGATAAAGGTGTTGTTTTTATGGGTAAAATATTAAAAGTAGATACTTCTAATGGAAAATTATTAATAGAACTTGCAGATGAAACTATAAGGTCATTTCATCTTAAAGAAGTTTTATTCATTTAA
- a CDS encoding orotate phosphoribosyltransferase: MNIEGNNVSVNKSQKDLYEFLVQLENFKVLMPENTEKFEVDGESFIFGLKGMPEIRLIMKEKTEYSNVTLGAASSKLPFTLAADIQEVSDNQSNVQLKFESSFNPMMAMMVKKPLTNFINTLTENLGKL; this comes from the coding sequence ATGAATATTGAAGGAAATAACGTTAGTGTAAATAAATCTCAAAAAGATTTATACGAGTTTTTAGTTCAGTTAGAAAACTTTAAAGTATTGATGCCAGAAAATACTGAAAAGTTTGAAGTAGACGGAGAATCTTTTATTTTTGGTTTAAAAGGTATGCCAGAAATTAGATTGATAATGAAAGAAAAAACTGAATATTCAAATGTTACTCTAGGTGCAGCGAGTAGTAAATTACCTTTTACTTTAGCAGCAGACATTCAAGAAGTATCAGATAATCAAAGTAATGTTCAGCTAAAGTTTGAAAGTAGCTTCAATCCAATGATGGCTATGATGGTAAAAAAGCCTTTAACAAACTTTATTAATACACTTACTGAAAATTTAGGTAAATTATAA
- the pyrE gene encoding orotate phosphoribosyltransferase has protein sequence MILNKDTAKKTAELLLQIKAIKLSPNEPFTWASGWKSPIYCDNRVTLSYPPVRNFLKEKIAKLIEEKYGKPDVIAGVATGAIAIGVLVAQELGLPFVYVRPEPKKHGRKNQIEGFLESGQNVVVVEDLISTGKSSLNAIKALKEANATVKGMVAIFSYGFSIAEETFNEYNLDFSTLSNYENLLEQALESNYITQKELQTLGNWRLNPSEWEQ, from the coding sequence ATGATTTTAAACAAAGATACTGCAAAAAAAACTGCTGAACTTCTTTTGCAGATTAAAGCCATCAAACTAAGTCCAAATGAGCCTTTTACATGGGCTTCTGGTTGGAAATCTCCAATTTATTGTGATAATAGAGTAACACTCTCTTATCCACCAGTAAGAAACTTCTTAAAGGAAAAAATAGCGAAATTAATTGAAGAGAAATATGGAAAACCAGATGTAATCGCAGGTGTTGCTACAGGTGCCATTGCAATTGGAGTATTAGTTGCACAGGAATTAGGTCTTCCTTTTGTTTATGTGAGACCAGAACCCAAAAAACATGGCCGTAAAAATCAAATTGAAGGTTTTTTAGAAAGCGGACAAAATGTTGTTGTTGTTGAAGATCTTATAAGTACAGGAAAAAGTAGTTTAAACGCAATTAAAGCTTTAAAGGAAGCTAATGCTACAGTTAAAGGTATGGTTGCTATTTTTTCTTACGGATTTTCTATCGCAGAAGAAACATTCAATGAATATAATTTAGACTTTTCTACGCTTAGTAATTATGAAAATTTACTAGAACAAGCTTTAGAAAGTAATTATATTACTCAAAAAGAATTACAAACCCTAGGAAATTGGAGATTGAATCCAAGTGAATGGGAACAATAA
- a CDS encoding NUDIX hydrolase, with translation MYKVFVNDRPIIFTSSLKNEENYPVLKIKDIVIRRIINQVKTGKLKGVYLYSKTLELDWQSFCEDYNMIKAGGGLVCNQKKELLFIFRARKWDLPKGRIHQNENIEETAIREVEEECGISGVSIKKFLLNTYHFYYHERKLRLKKIYWYLMYTDYSGKLTPLSEEGIKRVQFKNPIQVSTALQNTYANVRSVLKEYYKLKE, from the coding sequence ATGTATAAAGTTTTTGTGAATGATCGACCTATAATATTCACTTCTTCATTAAAAAATGAAGAAAATTATCCTGTGTTAAAAATTAAAGATATTGTAATACGCCGTATTATAAATCAGGTAAAAACAGGTAAATTAAAGGGGGTATATCTTTATTCAAAAACTTTAGAGTTAGATTGGCAATCTTTTTGCGAAGACTACAATATGATTAAGGCTGGTGGAGGACTAGTTTGCAATCAAAAGAAAGAACTTCTTTTTATTTTCAGAGCAAGAAAATGGGATTTACCAAAAGGTAGAATTCATCAAAACGAAAATATAGAAGAAACTGCAATAAGAGAAGTTGAAGAAGAGTGTGGTATTAGTGGCGTGTCAATAAAAAAGTTTTTACTTAATACATACCATTTCTACTATCACGAGAGAAAATTACGATTGAAAAAGATTTATTGGTATTTAATGTATACAGATTACTCGGGAAAATTAACCCCATTATCTGAAGAAGGTATTAAAAGAGTACAGTTTAAAAATCCAATACAAGTATCAACAGCTTTACAAAATACGTATGCCAATGTTAGAAGTGTTTTAAAAGAATATTATAAATTAAAAGAGTGA
- the dnaK gene encoding molecular chaperone DnaK: protein MSKIIGIDLGTTNSCVSVMEGNEPVVIPNSEGKRTTPSVVAFVEGGERKVGDPAKRQAVTNPTKTVYSIKRFMGNKYSESLREAERVPYDVVKGDNDTPRVKIDDRLYTPQEISAMVLQKMKKTAEDYLGQDVAEAVITVPAYFNDAQRQATKEAGEIAGLKVRRIINEPTAAALAYGLDKADSDKKIVVFDFGGGTHDVSILELGDGVFEVLATDGDTHLGGDDVDEKIINWLADEFNAEENMDLRKDPMALQRLKEAAEKAKIELSSTTSTEINLPYITATASGPKHLVRTLSRAKFEQLIDDLVKRTIEPCQTALKNADLSTSDIDEVILVGGSTRIPAIQEAVEKFFGKAPSKGVNPDEVVSLGAAIQGGVLTGDVKDVLLLDVTPLSLGIETMGNVFTKLIEANTTIPTKKSQVFSTAADNQPSVEIHVLQGERAMAADNKTIGRFHLDGIPPAQRGVPQIEVTFDIDANGIINVSAKDKGTNKEQNIRIEASSGLTDEEIQKMKADAEANAEADAKAKESIDKINGADSMIFQTEKQLKEFGDKLSADKKAPIESALEELKKAHESKDLAQIDAAMEKINEAWKVASEEMYAAQQQAGGAAGGPQPGADAGAGQAGDANDNVEDVDFEEVK from the coding sequence ATGAGTAAAATTATAGGAATAGATTTAGGTACTACCAACTCATGCGTTTCTGTAATGGAAGGAAATGAGCCAGTAGTAATTCCTAACTCAGAAGGGAAAAGAACTACACCTTCTGTTGTTGCTTTCGTAGAAGGAGGAGAACGTAAAGTTGGAGACCCAGCAAAACGTCAGGCAGTAACTAACCCAACAAAAACAGTTTATTCAATTAAGCGTTTTATGGGGAATAAATATTCTGAAAGTTTACGAGAGGCAGAAAGAGTACCTTATGATGTAGTTAAAGGAGATAACGATACACCTCGTGTAAAGATTGACGATCGTTTGTATACACCGCAAGAAATTTCTGCAATGGTGTTACAAAAAATGAAAAAAACTGCTGAAGACTACTTAGGTCAAGATGTAGCCGAAGCAGTTATTACTGTACCAGCATATTTTAACGATGCTCAGCGTCAAGCGACAAAAGAAGCAGGAGAAATTGCAGGATTAAAAGTTCGTCGTATTATCAATGAACCTACGGCAGCTGCATTAGCTTACGGATTAGATAAAGCTGATTCTGACAAGAAAATAGTAGTATTTGATTTTGGTGGAGGTACGCATGACGTTTCTATTTTAGAATTAGGAGACGGAGTATTTGAGGTATTAGCTACTGATGGAGATACACACTTAGGAGGTGACGATGTTGATGAAAAAATTATCAACTGGTTAGCAGATGAGTTTAACGCTGAAGAGAATATGGATTTACGTAAAGATCCTATGGCGTTACAACGTTTAAAGGAAGCTGCAGAGAAAGCTAAGATTGAATTATCTAGTACAACTTCTACAGAGATTAACTTACCATATATCACAGCTACAGCTAGTGGACCAAAACACTTAGTTAGAACATTAAGTAGAGCTAAATTTGAGCAGTTAATCGACGATTTAGTAAAAAGAACTATTGAACCATGTCAAACAGCATTAAAGAATGCAGATTTAAGTACTTCTGATATTGATGAAGTTATTTTAGTTGGTGGTTCAACTCGTATTCCTGCAATTCAAGAAGCTGTTGAAAAATTCTTCGGAAAAGCACCAAGTAAAGGAGTAAATCCAGACGAAGTAGTTTCTTTAGGAGCTGCAATTCAAGGTGGAGTTTTAACAGGAGACGTTAAAGATGTATTATTATTAGATGTTACACCTTTATCTTTAGGAATTGAGACTATGGGTAATGTATTTACCAAGTTAATTGAGGCGAATACAACAATACCAACTAAGAAGTCACAAGTATTCTCTACAGCAGCAGATAACCAACCATCTGTTGAGATCCATGTATTACAAGGAGAGAGAGCAATGGCTGCAGATAACAAAACTATTGGTCGTTTCCATTTAGATGGTATTCCACCAGCACAAAGAGGAGTTCCTCAAATTGAGGTGACTTTCGATATCGATGCGAATGGTATTATTAATGTTTCTGCAAAAGATAAAGGAACTAATAAAGAGCAAAATATTCGTATTGAAGCTTCTTCAGGATTAACTGATGAAGAAATCCAAAAGATGAAAGCTGATGCTGAAGCTAATGCTGAAGCAGATGCAAAAGCTAAAGAAAGTATTGATAAGATCAACGGAGCTGATTCAATGATCTTCCAAACTGAAAAGCAATTAAAAGAATTTGGAGATAAATTATCAGCTGATAAAAAAGCTCCAATCGAGTCTGCTTTAGAAGAGTTGAAGAAAGCACACGAAAGCAAAGATTTAGCTCAAATTGACGCTGCAATGGAGAAAATCAATGAAGCTTGGAAAGTTGCTTCTGAAGAAATGTATGCTGCACAGCAACAAGCTGGAGGTGCTGCAGGTGGACCACAACCAGGTGCAGATGCAGGAGCAGGTCAAGCAGGTGATGCAAACGATAATGTTGAAGACGTAGACTTCGAAGAAGTGAAGTAA